From Laspinema palackyanum D2c, the proteins below share one genomic window:
- a CDS encoding DUF2283 domain-containing protein: MALTLKIWYDKEADFLEVIFSDKAGYMRETDHDGIMERIDEEGNILGFSVMQVSHLSTEKPLIAELVGKVQGG, translated from the coding sequence ATGGCCCTAACCTTAAAGATTTGGTATGATAAAGAAGCGGATTTTTTAGAGGTCATTTTTTCCGATAAAGCCGGTTATATGCGAGAAACTGACCATGATGGCATTATGGAACGGATAGATGAAGAGGGGAATATTTTAGGATTTTCTGTGATGCAGGTGAGTCATCTCTCAACGGAAAAACCACTGATTGCTGAGTTGGTGGGAAAGGTCCAGGGTGGATAG
- a CDS encoding PAS domain S-box protein has protein sequence MPIKPPQKSAKKRSNLANPAPYVGFFSRSEDLLCLLGLDGNFQEVNPAWERTLGLTPEDLVNRPFIPGVHPEDREQTAEEMGKLSEEIERVSFQNRYLQKDGTYQWMEWEISQSREEGVRYGFGRKITGPSDRPHLEEPPPTAHNRHSIKSLQDRLRRYQAIAGLSPIGIFQTDTEGKILYVNKKWCEIAGISPQEAMGYGWARAIHPEDSSYVFAQWSQFIQNPIEFRMECRMVHQDGTIIWILGQAVPQTGERGEVTGFVGAIVDISDRKQMEEALKQANEDLESRVADRTAELQGAIAQLQGEITSRNQAEATLQKEREFLNAMLNNLADGIASCDANGIITLFNRATREYCGLPESPIPAEQWGEYYNLYRPDGTAMPMTEVPLFRAYSGETIQNIELIIAPKHQKQRTLLVSGQPIIDASGNKLGAVIAMRDITDRKEAEAALQESQSRLNSILNSLDDMVWSINPNTFEVLFLNPATETLYGRPLQDFHENPLLWQEMVHPEDRDRADRYNAELMATGSSEVEYRVIRADGNIRTIQARGRLIYDTNGQAIRMDGIVTDITDRQEAEKERERLIAVIEATPDFVGFANTTGNVLYMNPAARRLVGLPDHEDITTRHVSEFVPPSQQEIILTQAFLTAAETGVWSGETALLHQDGSEIPALQVLMSHRSESGTLEYFSTIVRDITERKRAEDTLRRNALQLAQAQQIAHVGSWEFDLTTYQVEWSNELLRIYKMEEATSAPSYEQFLQLVHPEDREMLQAAINQSLSEGQPFERNHRMLLADGSIKFISSKGQPIFSPEGEMVKLIGTGHDITERHESEEALRRSEELYRAIARNFPNGAIALFDRDLRYTLIDGQELAEIGLSKAFVEGRTLWEVWPPETCEIVGPMYQLALTGERSVFELPYQQRTYLVHVLPVTHTNGEIFAGMVVVQNITALKEAETALKQREEYLRGILENMPVMMNAFDAEGQFAAWNRECERVTGYSVDEIVGNPQAVEMLYPIPEEKAAMLSEMVELDNHYRNWELDLTAKDGTIRTIAWSNISKQFPIPGWSGWGIGVDVSDRKQAEKALRQSEAESRQLANRESLINQISSDIRNSLEVDTILETVVQQLYSLLELDRCSFIWYRCCSTPPFWEIVTEVKNPELDSRIGRYPVEGTPTEVKIANTELIQCDNLSSDCDREFQSLYTVWGYRAVVIVSIQTALGDIGCLVCGTHNQPRNWNEWEVELLQAVAERLAIALYQAHLYRQSQESARQAQEQAEQVQNTLQELQQTQSQLIQTEKMSSLGQLVAGVAHEINNPVNFIHGNLTHLSNYTEDLLSIINLYQETYPNPDAELEEAIADLELDYITEDLPKILASMKMGTDRIRKIVLSLRNFSRLDEADMKEVDLHEGIENTLLILQNRFKSKGDRHGIEVMRNYGKLPLIECYASQMNQVFMNIINNAIDALESNPSHSTETPPTLEIRTEVSGNSAIIHIADNGPGMTEQTKARLFDPFFTTKPVGKGTGLGLAISYQIVVEKHNGILDCITEPGKGSEFIIQIPIAQRRN, from the coding sequence ATGCCTATCAAACCTCCCCAAAAATCAGCAAAAAAACGGTCGAATTTAGCCAATCCAGCCCCTTATGTGGGATTTTTTAGCCGTTCCGAGGATTTACTCTGTTTACTCGGATTAGATGGGAATTTTCAAGAGGTTAATCCCGCCTGGGAACGCACCTTGGGCTTGACTCCAGAAGACCTAGTGAATCGCCCCTTTATCCCTGGGGTGCATCCGGAAGACCGAGAGCAAACAGCCGAAGAAATGGGCAAGCTATCTGAGGAAATTGAGCGGGTTAGTTTTCAAAATCGCTATCTTCAGAAAGATGGCACTTATCAGTGGATGGAGTGGGAAATCAGCCAGTCCAGGGAAGAGGGGGTGAGGTATGGATTTGGTCGAAAAATCACGGGCCCTAGCGATCGCCCCCATTTAGAAGAACCGCCACCAACCGCGCACAACCGCCACAGCATCAAATCCCTACAAGACCGTCTGCGCCGGTATCAAGCGATCGCCGGACTCTCCCCCATCGGCATCTTCCAAACCGATACCGAGGGAAAAATTCTCTATGTCAACAAAAAATGGTGTGAAATTGCCGGAATCTCCCCCCAAGAAGCAATGGGCTATGGATGGGCCCGGGCGATTCATCCCGAAGATAGCTCTTATGTCTTTGCTCAATGGTCTCAATTTATCCAAAATCCCATCGAATTTCGCATGGAATGCCGGATGGTGCATCAGGATGGGACAATTATCTGGATATTGGGCCAAGCCGTCCCTCAAACGGGAGAGAGGGGAGAAGTCACCGGGTTTGTCGGGGCCATTGTCGATATCAGCGATCGCAAACAGATGGAAGAGGCCCTCAAACAGGCCAATGAAGACCTGGAAAGCCGAGTCGCCGATCGCACTGCTGAACTCCAAGGGGCGATCGCGCAGTTACAAGGGGAAATCACCTCTCGAAACCAAGCAGAGGCCACCTTACAGAAAGAACGGGAATTCCTCAATGCCATGCTCAATAACTTAGCCGATGGCATTGCCAGTTGTGACGCCAACGGCATCATCACCCTGTTTAATCGCGCCACCCGAGAATATTGTGGACTCCCGGAAAGCCCCATCCCCGCCGAACAGTGGGGTGAGTATTACAATTTATACCGCCCCGACGGGACCGCAATGCCCATGACAGAAGTTCCCTTGTTTCGCGCCTATAGCGGCGAAACCATTCAAAATATAGAACTGATCATCGCGCCGAAACATCAGAAGCAGCGCACCCTCCTCGTGAGTGGTCAACCAATCATTGATGCCTCCGGGAACAAGCTAGGGGCCGTCATTGCCATGCGAGACATCACCGATCGCAAAGAAGCCGAAGCAGCACTCCAGGAAAGCCAATCTAGGCTCAACAGCATCCTCAACTCCCTGGATGATATGGTCTGGTCCATTAATCCCAATACCTTCGAGGTGCTGTTTTTAAACCCCGCCACGGAAACCCTCTACGGACGTCCTCTCCAAGATTTCCACGAAAATCCCCTGCTGTGGCAAGAGATGGTTCACCCCGAAGATCGCGATCGGGCTGATCGCTACAATGCAGAACTGATGGCAACCGGCAGCAGCGAAGTTGAATATCGCGTCATCCGTGCCGATGGCAATATTCGCACCATCCAAGCGCGGGGTCGGCTGATTTATGACACGAACGGTCAAGCGATCCGCATGGATGGAATTGTCACCGACATCACCGATCGCCAAGAAGCTGAAAAAGAGCGGGAACGACTGATCGCCGTCATCGAAGCCACCCCAGACTTTGTGGGCTTTGCCAACACCACAGGTAACGTTCTCTACATGAACCCCGCCGCGCGACGGCTCGTCGGCCTCCCCGACCACGAGGATATCACCACCAGGCACGTTTCAGAGTTTGTCCCTCCATCACAGCAAGAAATCATCCTTACTCAAGCCTTCCTCACCGCCGCCGAAACCGGAGTCTGGAGTGGAGAAACCGCATTGCTACACCAAGACGGTTCGGAAATACCCGCCTTACAGGTCCTAATGAGCCATCGGTCCGAAAGCGGCACTCTGGAATATTTTTCCACCATCGTCCGGGACATCACCGAACGCAAACGTGCAGAAGACACCCTGCGGCGTAACGCCTTGCAACTGGCTCAAGCCCAACAAATTGCCCATGTTGGTTCCTGGGAATTCGACCTGACCACTTATCAGGTGGAGTGGTCAAATGAACTGTTACGCATTTATAAAATGGAGGAGGCGACATCCGCACCCAGTTATGAACAGTTCTTGCAGCTTGTTCATCCCGAGGACCGTGAAATGCTCCAAGCCGCTATCAATCAGTCCCTCAGTGAAGGTCAACCGTTTGAACGCAATCACCGAATGCTGCTTGCAGATGGTTCTATCAAATTTATCTCCTCCAAAGGGCAGCCGATTTTCAGTCCAGAAGGAGAGATGGTTAAACTGATCGGAACAGGACACGACATCACCGAACGCCACGAATCTGAAGAAGCCTTGCGCCGCAGTGAAGAACTCTATCGGGCGATCGCCCGGAATTTCCCCAACGGGGCGATCGCCTTATTTGATCGGGATTTACGCTATACCCTCATCGACGGACAGGAACTAGCGGAAATTGGATTATCAAAAGCCTTCGTTGAAGGAAGAACCCTGTGGGAAGTTTGGCCTCCAGAAACCTGCGAAATAGTAGGACCCATGTATCAATTGGCACTCACGGGTGAGAGGTCAGTCTTTGAACTTCCCTATCAGCAGAGAACCTATCTCGTTCACGTTCTACCCGTGACTCATACCAATGGGGAAATCTTTGCAGGCATGGTCGTCGTTCAAAATATCACCGCCCTCAAAGAAGCAGAAACCGCCCTCAAACAGCGAGAAGAATACCTGCGCGGCATCCTAGAAAATATGCCCGTGATGATGAATGCCTTCGATGCCGAGGGACAATTTGCCGCCTGGAACCGCGAATGTGAACGAGTCACCGGCTATAGTGTCGATGAAATCGTCGGCAATCCCCAGGCGGTGGAAATGTTGTATCCCATTCCCGAAGAAAAAGCAGCGATGCTGAGTGAAATGGTTGAATTAGACAATCATTACCGGAATTGGGAACTGGATCTCACCGCCAAAGATGGGACAATTAGAACCATTGCTTGGTCGAATATTTCTAAACAATTTCCGATTCCCGGTTGGTCCGGCTGGGGGATTGGCGTTGATGTGAGCGATCGCAAACAAGCCGAAAAAGCCCTGCGCCAATCCGAAGCCGAATCGCGACAACTCGCCAATCGAGAATCCCTGATCAACCAGATTTCTAGTGATATTCGCAACTCCCTAGAGGTGGATACTATCCTGGAAACCGTTGTTCAACAGTTATACTCGTTATTGGAACTGGATCGCTGTAGTTTTATATGGTATCGCTGCTGTAGTACCCCACCCTTCTGGGAAATCGTCACCGAAGTGAAAAACCCTGAACTCGACAGTCGCATCGGGCGCTATCCCGTTGAGGGGACTCCCACCGAAGTTAAAATTGCTAATACTGAATTGATTCAGTGCGATAATTTGAGCAGCGACTGCGATCGAGAGTTCCAATCTCTTTATACGGTGTGGGGGTATCGCGCCGTGGTCATTGTGAGCATTCAAACCGCCTTGGGAGATATCGGTTGCCTGGTTTGCGGAACCCACAACCAACCCCGCAACTGGAACGAGTGGGAAGTAGAACTGTTGCAAGCCGTAGCCGAACGGTTGGCGATCGCCCTCTACCAAGCGCATTTATACCGCCAATCCCAAGAGAGCGCCCGCCAAGCCCAAGAACAAGCCGAACAAGTACAGAATACCTTACAGGAGTTACAACAAACCCAATCCCAACTGATTCAAACCGAAAAAATGTCCAGCTTAGGGCAATTAGTTGCCGGAGTCGCCCATGAAATCAATAATCCGGTCAATTTTATTCACGGCAACCTCACCCATTTGAGCAACTATACAGAAGACTTGCTGAGTATCATTAACCTGTATCAGGAAACCTATCCTAATCCTGATGCAGAACTGGAAGAGGCAATTGCCGACCTAGAACTGGACTATATTACCGAAGATTTGCCCAAAATTCTCGCCTCCATGAAAATGGGAACCGATCGCATCCGCAAAATTGTCTTAAGTTTACGCAACTTCTCCCGCCTAGACGAAGCGGACATGAAAGAAGTAGACCTCCATGAAGGGATAGAGAATACCCTGTTAATTTTGCAAAATCGGTTCAAATCGAAAGGCGATCGGCATGGCATAGAAGTGATGAGAAACTATGGGAAATTGCCCTTAATTGAGTGCTATGCGTCCCAGATGAATCAAGTTTTTATGAACATCATCAACAATGCGATCGACGCCCTAGAAAGCAACCCATCCCACTCCACCGAAACCCCACCCACCCTAGAAATTCGCACCGAAGTCAGCGGAAATTCAGCCATCATCCACATCGCCGACAACGGACCCGGCATGACCGAACAAACCAAAGCCCGCCTCTTCGACCCCTTCTTCACCACCAAACCCGTAGGCAAAGGAACCGGACTCGGATTAGCCATCAGCTATCAAATCGTAGTAGAAAAACATAACGGTATTTTAGACTGCATCACCGAACCGGGCAAAGGCAGCGAATTCATCATCCAAATCCCCATCGCCCAAAGGAGAAACTAA
- a CDS encoding glycosyltransferase: MREETDVFVFLEIFSREGGIQSYVKDILTVYGDWASRQGRVAQVLLLRDGPDCENPLEGHPGLQFQYLKTLPPMWGRVKLAGVLANRLVLHRPRRVFCGHINLVSLVQGLCQPLGIPYTVLTYGKEVWEPLPKMAQSGLRQASRLWTISRYSRDRACAANGLQPSRFELLPCAVDERQFTPGPKPPKLLERYGLRGCKVLMTVARLWSGDIYKGVDVTIRALPEIAQAQPDVKYLVIGRGDDQPRLQGLAQELGVSDRVVFAGFVPTEELALHYRVADAYIMPSQEGFGIVYLEAMACGKPVLSGDADGSADPLQDGKLGWQVPHRDPQAVAAACIEILRGEDRRCDGDWLRQETVGGFGTDAFTRGVKQLIEFTE, encoded by the coding sequence ATGAGGGAAGAGACGGATGTTTTTGTGTTTTTGGAAATTTTTTCCCGGGAGGGGGGGATTCAATCTTATGTGAAGGATATTTTGACGGTGTATGGGGATTGGGCGTCCCGTCAGGGGAGGGTGGCACAGGTGTTGTTGTTGCGGGATGGTCCGGATTGTGAGAATCCGTTGGAGGGTCATCCGGGGTTGCAATTTCAGTATTTAAAAACCTTGCCGCCGATGTGGGGACGGGTGAAGTTGGCTGGAGTGTTGGCAAATCGGCTGGTTTTGCACCGTCCGAGGCGGGTGTTTTGTGGTCATATTAATTTAGTGTCCTTGGTACAAGGGTTGTGTCAACCGTTGGGGATTCCTTATACGGTGTTGACTTATGGGAAGGAGGTATGGGAACCATTGCCGAAGATGGCACAATCGGGGTTGCGGCAGGCGAGTCGGTTATGGACGATTAGCCGATACAGTCGCGATCGCGCTTGTGCGGCGAATGGATTACAGCCCAGTCGCTTTGAGTTACTGCCTTGTGCGGTGGATGAGAGGCAGTTTACGCCGGGTCCGAAACCACCAAAGTTGCTAGAACGCTATGGGTTACGGGGCTGTAAGGTCTTGATGACCGTGGCGCGTCTGTGGTCTGGGGATATCTATAAAGGGGTAGATGTGACAATTCGGGCGTTACCCGAGATAGCACAAGCCCAGCCTGATGTCAAGTATCTAGTCATTGGGCGGGGGGATGATCAGCCGAGATTACAGGGATTGGCGCAGGAGTTGGGAGTGAGCGATCGCGTGGTGTTTGCCGGGTTTGTGCCCACGGAGGAGTTAGCCCTCCATTATCGGGTGGCAGATGCCTATATTATGCCCTCTCAGGAGGGATTTGGCATCGTGTACCTGGAGGCAATGGCTTGTGGAAAACCTGTGCTGTCTGGGGATGCCGATGGATCAGCGGACCCATTGCAGGATGGCAAATTGGGTTGGCAAGTGCCCCATCGGGACCCCCAGGCGGTGGCGGCTGCCTGCATTGAAATCTTGCGGGGAGAGGACCGCCGCTGTGATGGGGACTGGTTGCGCCAGGAAACGGTAGGGGGGTTTGGTACGGATGCCTTTACTCGGGGGGTCAAACAACTGATAGAGTTTACTGAGTAG
- a CDS encoding NAD(P)/FAD-dependent oxidoreductase: MQGFKVVNDRPVKVVVIGGGAAGFFGAVNCAQNHAQSEVTILEAGRQPLLKVKISGGGRCNVTHACFDPGMLVTHYPRGGKALRGAFSRFQVQDTVNWFESRGVKLKTEEDGRMFPTTDDSETIIHCLMQQVRESGVRLRTGVSVVDVRRLSPEEGENGGGFEIVLKSGEIIAGDRLLLATGSNPLGYKIAQSLGHQIEPPVPSLFTFNITDPRFQDLAGVAVKMARVQLREAKLTQTGPVLITHWGLSGPAILKLSAWGARYLYNHKYQATLTIDWLPQYNPELLREQLQAVKSQLPRKAVATSCPFPIPRRLWERLLASRGIDMETRWAEISKKAINQVVEELTRGEYQIQGKGVFKDEFVTCGGVSLKEVNFKTMESRCCPGLYFAGEVLDIDGVTGGFNFQSAWTTSWLAAQLLGS; encoded by the coding sequence ATGCAAGGATTTAAGGTAGTGAACGATCGCCCGGTGAAGGTGGTAGTAATTGGTGGGGGTGCAGCGGGTTTTTTTGGAGCGGTTAATTGCGCTCAAAACCATGCTCAGAGTGAGGTAACAATTTTAGAAGCAGGAAGACAACCCCTATTGAAGGTGAAAATTTCCGGGGGAGGACGATGCAATGTGACTCACGCTTGCTTTGATCCGGGGATGTTAGTCACCCATTATCCCCGAGGGGGTAAGGCGTTGCGGGGGGCATTTTCCCGGTTTCAAGTGCAGGATACGGTGAACTGGTTTGAAAGTCGCGGGGTGAAGCTGAAAACTGAGGAAGATGGGCGGATGTTCCCGACGACGGATGATTCTGAAACCATTATCCATTGTTTGATGCAGCAGGTGCGAGAATCGGGAGTGAGACTGCGGACGGGGGTTTCCGTGGTGGATGTGCGTCGCCTCTCTCCCGAGGAAGGTGAGAACGGGGGGGGATTTGAAATTGTCTTGAAGTCTGGGGAAATCATTGCTGGCGATCGCCTCCTGTTGGCAACGGGTAGCAATCCTCTCGGATACAAAATTGCCCAATCCCTGGGACATCAGATAGAACCGCCAGTTCCTTCCCTGTTTACTTTTAATATTACGGACCCTCGCTTCCAGGATTTAGCGGGAGTAGCGGTGAAAATGGCGCGAGTCCAATTACGGGAGGCTAAATTGACCCAAACCGGACCCGTTCTGATTACCCATTGGGGTCTGAGTGGTCCGGCGATTTTGAAACTTTCCGCATGGGGGGCGAGGTATTTATATAACCACAAATATCAGGCGACTCTAACCATTGATTGGTTACCGCAGTATAATCCGGAACTGTTGCGAGAACAGTTACAGGCGGTGAAATCCCAGTTACCGCGCAAGGCAGTTGCCACGAGTTGTCCTTTTCCGATTCCTCGCCGGTTGTGGGAACGGTTGTTAGCATCCAGGGGAATTGATATGGAAACACGCTGGGCGGAAATTTCTAAAAAAGCGATTAATCAGGTGGTGGAAGAATTGACCCGAGGGGAGTATCAAATCCAGGGCAAAGGGGTGTTTAAGGATGAATTTGTCACCTGTGGCGGGGTTTCTCTGAAAGAGGTGAATTTTAAGACGATGGAGAGTCGCTGTTGTCCGGGGTTATATTTTGCTGGGGAAGTGTTGGATATTGATGGGGTGACGGGAGGGTTTAATTTTCAAAGTGCTTGGACGACTAGCTGGTTGGCGGCGCAGTTGTTGGGGAGTTGA
- a CDS encoding SDR family oxidoreductase: MKKLLITGSSGFLGWHICQLAQEKWQVFGTYNSHEIPIPGCQLMPVDLTDFQALKSLFLEIRPDAVIHAAAQSQPNVCQTYPEESYKINVTAASDLAGLCADAEIPCVFTSTDLVFDGLNAPYAETDAVCPVSRYGEQKVQAEVEMGDRNPQTIVCRMPLMFGEGGPAAQSFLQPMLQTLRSGQELALFTDEFRTPVSGKTAAQGLLVALKQNEKLLHLGGKERVSRYGFFEQVIEILEVGEGRIKPCRQQDVKMSAPRPPDVSLDSSKAFSLGYNPLPLRSQLAELVGRV, translated from the coding sequence ATGAAAAAACTTTTAATTACTGGATCGAGTGGATTTTTGGGCTGGCATATCTGTCAATTGGCTCAAGAAAAGTGGCAGGTGTTTGGAACCTATAATTCTCATGAAATCCCTATTCCCGGTTGTCAGTTGATGCCGGTTGACTTAACGGATTTTCAAGCCCTGAAATCCCTCTTTTTAGAAATTCGTCCCGATGCTGTGATTCATGCGGCAGCTCAATCTCAGCCGAATGTTTGTCAAACCTATCCCGAGGAATCCTACAAAATTAATGTCACTGCGGCGAGTGATTTGGCGGGATTATGTGCAGATGCTGAAATTCCCTGTGTTTTTACCTCGACGGATTTAGTTTTTGATGGGTTAAATGCGCCTTATGCTGAAACCGATGCAGTTTGTCCGGTGAGTCGGTATGGTGAGCAAAAGGTGCAGGCGGAGGTGGAAATGGGCGATCGCAATCCGCAAACAATTGTTTGTCGAATGCCCCTGATGTTTGGGGAGGGGGGACCCGCTGCCCAGAGTTTCCTCCAGCCGATGTTACAAACTTTGCGATCGGGACAAGAATTAGCCTTATTCACCGATGAATTTCGGACGCCAGTGAGTGGAAAAACTGCGGCCCAAGGGTTATTGGTTGCCTTGAAACAGAATGAAAAATTGCTGCATTTAGGAGGAAAAGAGCGGGTTTCGCGATATGGGTTTTTTGAGCAAGTGATTGAGATTTTGGAGGTGGGGGAGGGGCGGATTAAACCCTGTCGGCAACAAGATGTAAAAATGTCAGCCCCCAGACCCCCGGATGTGTCTTTGGATAGTTCTAAAGCCTTTAGTTTGGGATATAATCCGTTACCGTTGCGATCTCAGTTAGCTGAGTTAGTGGGACGGGTTTGA
- the rd gene encoding rubredoxin — translation MQQYLCTTCGYVYNPEEGDPDSGIDPGTAFEDIPDNWVCPVCGVSKEDFEPV, via the coding sequence ATGCAACAATATCTCTGTACTACCTGCGGCTATGTTTATAATCCCGAGGAGGGAGACCCGGACTCGGGAATCGATCCGGGAACTGCATTTGAAGACATCCCTGATAATTGGGTTTGTCCGGTTTGCGGGGTGTCTAAAGAAGATTTTGAACCCGTTTAA
- a CDS encoding ChaB family protein, with protein MPEDYKAQRTVSAIFQEQQQIDNAIRRLIDRGIPQDHISVMGKNFQSNTRITGFITKKDVILGGLRSGAIFGSLFGSFLSLLTGVGVLFIPFLGPVVAAGPLSAVLLGAASGAIAGSAGAGLVSLFVALGMPEEKAAVYQTRLEAGEFLVMAEVPEGKSGEIHLLLESAGGQELAINSMTLPRPCPGSCNSPEDLSPEIRTHLSPDAQTTFIQRYNAVFAETNDSLKAEHAAWETIHREYEEDENGVWSKSKVTV; from the coding sequence ATGCCTGAAGACTATAAAGCACAACGCACGGTTTCTGCTATTTTTCAAGAACAACAGCAAATTGATAATGCAATCCGCCGTCTCATCGATCGCGGGATTCCCCAAGACCATATTTCTGTCATGGGGAAAAATTTTCAATCCAATACTCGCATCACCGGATTTATTACTAAAAAAGATGTGATTTTAGGAGGACTCAGAAGCGGGGCGATCTTCGGGTCTCTGTTTGGTTCATTTTTGAGTTTACTCACCGGAGTGGGAGTATTATTTATTCCCTTTCTCGGTCCTGTGGTGGCGGCTGGACCCCTCTCTGCGGTGTTATTAGGGGCGGCTTCTGGGGCGATCGCCGGAAGTGCGGGGGCCGGATTAGTTTCCCTCTTCGTTGCCTTGGGAATGCCGGAAGAAAAAGCAGCCGTTTATCAAACTCGTTTAGAAGCTGGGGAATTTCTCGTCATGGCGGAAGTTCCTGAAGGAAAATCCGGCGAAATTCACCTGCTGCTGGAAAGTGCTGGAGGACAAGAACTTGCCATTAATTCTATGACTTTGCCTCGTCCTTGCCCGGGATCTTGCAACAGTCCAGAAGATTTATCCCCGGAAATCCGCACCCATCTATCTCCTGATGCTCAAACCACTTTTATTCAACGGTATAATGCGGTTTTCGCCGAAACTAACGACTCGCTGAAAGCTGAACACGCTGCATGGGAAACCATTCATCGGGAGTATGAAGAAGATGAAAATGGGGTGTGGTCTAAATCTAAGGTGACTGTCTAG
- a CDS encoding DUF4112 domain-containing protein: MGFERSPPRFSSAAFLSKTAVFLYKIERVTPTKSSGDFFLGGDRATQSPLSSVIIGNQLSTPYLPSPMITPTDPKLKTLKRLRSLSHLLDSAIRIPGTRFRFGLDPLLGLLPAGGDIAGALLSAYIVFSAAQIGVPRKSLVQMVSNILLETLIGTVPIVGDLFDAAWKANVRNMELLETHLDAPISDKKEKADTLFIVLLLGGLMLAVFAIVGVGIWILSSIISAILQ, encoded by the coding sequence TTGGGATTTGAGCGATCGCCTCCCCGATTCTCATCTGCCGCATTCCTCAGTAAAACCGCTGTATTTCTATACAAAATCGAGAGGGTCACCCCAACCAAATCCTCTGGGGATTTCTTCCTAGGCGGCGATCGCGCAACTCAGTCGCCCCTTTCTTCCGTCATAATTGGAAATCAGTTATCGACCCCTTATTTACCCTCGCCCATGATTACTCCAACGGACCCAAAACTCAAAACCCTCAAACGCCTCCGCAGCCTCAGTCATCTCCTGGATAGCGCCATTCGCATCCCCGGAACCCGCTTTCGCTTTGGACTCGACCCCCTCCTCGGACTCCTCCCCGCAGGGGGCGATATTGCCGGTGCGTTACTCTCCGCTTACATTGTATTCAGCGCTGCCCAGATAGGAGTCCCCCGGAAAAGTTTAGTGCAAATGGTTTCCAACATCCTCCTAGAAACTCTGATTGGAACAGTCCCCATCGTCGGAGATTTATTTGATGCTGCATGGAAAGCCAATGTCCGCAATATGGAACTGTTAGAAACTCACTTAGATGCCCCCATCTCGGACAAAAAAGAAAAAGCCGACACCCTATTTATTGTGCTGCTATTGGGTGGGTTAATGCTTGCCGTCTTTGCGATCGTCGGGGTCGGCATCTGGATCCTCAGTTCCATTATCAGCGCCATCCTCCAGTAG